One segment of Metallosphaera cuprina Ar-4 DNA contains the following:
- the purM gene encoding phosphoribosylformylglycinamidine cyclo-ligase — MVTEYKKSGVDLDKIKELHSIEASIITSTYKRTILGAGHYSGVIELNGMKIAIHVDGVGTKTLLAKKAGRYKEVGVDCVAMNVNDLISIGAIPQALVDYIALEEPSEKIVSGVIQGIVEGAKEAEIDVVGGETAVMKDVVNGFDLSCTAIGVVEELKTGNNVVPGDVIIGLSSNGVHANGFTLIRRLLDQNRLSWEDWEAELLKPTRIYVKPLLEVLDLIKAAGHITGGSFSKLRRITNYSLDLHLPEPPPIFKAVEEAGVPHDEMYRVFNMGVGMVLFAEKDNVEEILRRTNPYCPAQIIGKVESETGKIKVHTYKSQFLYL, encoded by the coding sequence ATGGTGACCGAATACAAAAAATCAGGAGTGGACCTTGATAAGATAAAGGAACTTCACTCCATTGAAGCATCTATAATAACATCAACCTACAAGAGGACAATACTGGGTGCGGGACACTATTCAGGCGTGATTGAGCTAAACGGTATGAAGATAGCTATTCACGTCGACGGTGTGGGAACTAAGACCCTACTAGCTAAGAAGGCAGGGAGGTATAAGGAGGTTGGCGTAGATTGTGTAGCGATGAACGTCAACGACCTGATTAGTATAGGAGCTATACCTCAAGCTCTCGTCGATTACATTGCCTTAGAGGAACCTTCTGAAAAGATCGTATCTGGTGTCATTCAGGGCATAGTAGAGGGAGCGAAAGAGGCTGAAATTGACGTTGTAGGAGGTGAGACGGCTGTTATGAAAGACGTTGTTAACGGTTTCGATCTATCGTGTACGGCAATAGGGGTCGTAGAGGAGTTAAAAACAGGAAACAACGTGGTTCCGGGAGACGTAATAATCGGCCTATCAAGTAATGGAGTTCACGCTAACGGTTTCACGCTAATCAGAAGACTCCTTGACCAAAACAGGTTATCTTGGGAGGATTGGGAGGCCGAATTACTCAAGCCAACCAGGATCTATGTGAAGCCCTTATTGGAAGTTTTGGATCTGATAAAGGCGGCAGGCCACATCACGGGAGGATCCTTCTCAAAGCTTAGGAGGATAACTAATTATTCCCTAGATCTTCACCTCCCAGAGCCCCCTCCCATCTTTAAGGCAGTAGAGGAGGCAGGAGTTCCTCACGATGAAATGTACAGAGTGTTTAATATGGGTGTCGGCATGGTATTATTCGCTGAAAAGGATAACGTAGAGGAAATACTTCGTCGCACCAACCCGTATTGTCCTGCCCAGATCATAGGTAAAGTAGAAAGTGAGACTGGGAAAATCAAAGTTCACACGTACAAGTCCCAGTTTCTTTATTTATAG
- the purD gene encoding phosphoribosylamine--glycine ligase, whose protein sequence is MKVLIIGEGAREHALSEALANSSEGYRVFALSSYINPGIRDSVIRTGGEYILGNINSREEVRSAINKVNPDFGVVGPEDPLFHGAADEFRLNGIPVVGPGVKGAEIERSKVWMRHLMWKYKIDGRLRYRSFSSLEEASKFLMEYGGSVAVKPAEQVGGKGVKVVADIQAYLSKEKRRALSKSVDEIGSLVRNDIKIIIEERVDGPEYTLHVLTDGHTYLPLPLAQDYKHAYQDGIGPETGGMGSISGPKNLLPFITQEEYEKTLGIIQETAKAIESETGEKYRGFISGQMMLTDLWGPTVIEFYSRLGDPETSAIIPRVTSDFGHILQLAAEEKLSKAKLEVRDEPSIVRAVAPLGYPLRRDLASGKILELDLNALREKGCKVYFGSVAYEGGRLITKGSRSLEVVALGNFDEISRTIDQCINMISANTELVYRTDIGRRLSEQIEKAEIVRYSYVNRAKNSSLGSSADWSPNGGLW, encoded by the coding sequence ATGAAAGTACTCATCATAGGTGAGGGAGCTAGAGAACACGCTTTGTCTGAGGCCTTGGCTAACTCCTCAGAAGGTTACAGGGTTTTCGCCCTCTCTTCGTACATAAACCCAGGAATTAGAGACTCGGTTATTAGGACAGGCGGGGAATACATTCTAGGCAATATAAACTCGAGGGAAGAAGTGAGGTCAGCCATCAATAAGGTCAACCCAGATTTTGGTGTAGTAGGCCCTGAGGATCCTCTGTTTCACGGGGCGGCGGATGAGTTCAGGCTAAACGGTATACCTGTTGTTGGTCCGGGAGTCAAGGGAGCTGAGATAGAGAGATCTAAGGTATGGATGAGGCATTTGATGTGGAAGTATAAGATCGATGGAAGACTTAGATATAGAAGCTTCTCAAGTTTGGAGGAGGCCTCTAAATTTTTAATGGAGTACGGTGGGTCTGTGGCAGTAAAACCGGCAGAACAGGTAGGGGGCAAAGGGGTCAAGGTCGTTGCTGACATTCAGGCATATCTAAGCAAGGAGAAGAGAAGGGCACTAAGCAAAAGCGTGGATGAGATAGGTTCCCTAGTTAGGAACGATATTAAGATCATTATAGAGGAGAGAGTAGACGGCCCTGAGTACACGCTTCATGTACTAACAGACGGTCACACTTATCTCCCATTACCACTTGCTCAGGACTACAAACACGCTTACCAGGACGGTATAGGACCTGAAACCGGAGGGATGGGGTCTATATCCGGACCTAAGAACCTGCTACCTTTCATCACCCAGGAGGAGTACGAGAAAACGTTAGGGATCATACAAGAGACGGCGAAAGCTATAGAAAGCGAAACTGGTGAGAAATACAGAGGGTTCATATCAGGACAAATGATGCTAACAGATCTCTGGGGGCCTACAGTGATAGAGTTCTACTCCCGGTTGGGGGACCCAGAGACCTCTGCCATTATCCCTAGAGTAACATCCGACTTCGGTCACATCTTACAATTGGCGGCTGAGGAGAAGCTATCTAAAGCTAAGCTAGAGGTAAGGGACGAACCATCGATAGTTAGGGCCGTAGCACCGTTAGGATATCCCTTAAGGAGAGATCTTGCTTCTGGAAAGATTTTAGAGCTGGACCTAAACGCGTTGAGGGAAAAGGGATGTAAAGTTTATTTCGGATCTGTAGCTTATGAAGGAGGAAGGCTCATAACTAAGGGATCCAGAAGCCTTGAAGTTGTAGCCTTAGGGAATTTTGACGAGATATCTCGTACTATAGACCAGTGCATTAACATGATTAGCGCTAACACGGAACTAGTTTATAGGACAGATATAGGGAGGAGATTAAGTGAGCAGATAGAAAAGGCTGAGATAGTCAGATACTCTTACGTCAATAGAGCTAAGAACTCATCGTTGGGATCCTCCGCGGATTGGTCTCCTAATGGTGGTCTATGGTGA